One stretch of Lytechinus variegatus isolate NC3 chromosome 17, Lvar_3.0, whole genome shotgun sequence DNA includes these proteins:
- the LOC121431374 gene encoding ADP,ATP carrier protein-like, producing the protein MAQKSFDAVGFGKDLLAGGVSAAVSKTAVAPIERVKLLLQVQAVSKQIAADKQYKGIVDCFVRVTKEQGTLSLWRGNLANVIRYFPTQALNFAFKDKYKQLFLSGVNKNENFWRYFAGNLASGGAAGATSLCFVYPLDFARTRLAADVGKSGGSREFNGLGDCLKKIVKADGFGGLYRGFGVSVQGIIIYRAAYFGTYDTVKGMVPKEYQNFFLSWMIAQVVTTLSGVVSYPFDTVRRRMMMQSGRKEILYKSTIDCWKKIARQEGPQAFFKGAFSNVLRGTGGALVLVLYDEIKKLI; encoded by the exons ATGGCACAGAAGAGCTTTGACGCTGTGGGATTTGGCAAGGATTTACTGGCTGGAGGAGTGTCGGCGGCTGTTTCAAAGACGGCAGTGGCACCTATCGAAAGAGTCAAACTGCTTCTGCAG GTCCAAGCCGTCTCCAAGCAGATTGCCGCAGACAAGCAATACAAGGGCATCGTCGACTGTTTCGTTCGAGTCACCAAAGAGCAGGGGACACTATCCCTCTGGAGAGGAAATCTCGCCAATGTCATCCGATACTTCCCAACCCAGGCTCTAAACTTCGCCTTCAAGGACAAGTACAAGCAGCTCTTCCTCAGTGGAGTCAACAAGAACGAGAACTTCTGGCGATACTTCGCAGGAAATCTGGCGTCCGGTGGAGCCGCAGGTGCGACGTCTCTCTGTTTCGTCTATCCTCTTGACTTCGCTCGTACGCGTCTCGCGGCCGACGTCGGAAAGAGCGGAGGCAGCAGGGAGTTCAACGGCCTCGGAGACTGTTTGAAGAAAATTGTCAA GGCGGATGGGTTCGGCGGCCTGTATCGAGGTTTCGGTGTGTCTGTTCAAGGCATCATCATCTACCGTGCTGCTTACTTTGGTACATACGATACCGTCAAGGGCATGGTTCCCAAGGAATATCAGAACTTCTTCCTCTCGTGGATGATCGCCCAGGTTGTCACCACTCTCTCGGGCGTCGTCTCGTATCCATTTGATACC GTTCGAAGGCGGATGATGATGCAGAGCGGCCGCAAGGAGATCCTCTACAAGAGCACCATTGATTGCTGGAAGAAGATCGCTCGACAGGAGGGCCCGCAGGCTTTCTTCAAGGGAGCCTTCTCGAACGTTCTCCGTGGTACCGGAGGTGCCCTGGTGCTCGTACTCTACGACGAAATCAAGAAACTCATCTAG